A stretch of Deinococcus gobiensis I-0 DNA encodes these proteins:
- the ppsA gene encoding phosphoenolpyruvate synthase, whose amino-acid sequence MEMIRWFQTLRMTDVEVVGGKNASIGEMIQGLTGAGVRVPGGFATTADAFRLFLAHNHIEEQINARLAALDVADVVALAAAGREIRGWVEAGTLPAELETAIGDAYAQMTADAAGLEPDVAVRSSATAEDLPEASFAGQQETFLNVRGLADVLRHVRLVFASLYNDRAISYRVHHQFDHAQVALSAGVQRMVRTDLGVSGVAFTLDTESGYRDAVLVTAAYGLGELVVQGAVNPDEFLVYKPALVAGRRTVLRRTLGSKARKMIYAPGGGVETVDVPEAQRRAFCLPDTQLNELARQCVVIERHYGRPMDIEWGQDGRDGQIYILQARPETVQSRSGRVLERFELRGRSEVLVEGRAVGSRVGVGTVRVVHDLTQMAQVQDGDVLVADMTDPDWEPVMKRASAIVTNRGGRTCHAAIIARELGIPAVVGSGDATRVLTTGQAVTVSCAEGDTGFVYAGHLPVEVSRVELDAMPDVPLKIMMNVASPDRAFSFAALPNEGVGLARVEFICSNKIGIHPRALLDFPELPEDVRTQIAEATAGYATPQAFFTEKLIEGVANIAAAFAPKPVIVRLSDFKSNEYAHLIGGRLYEPHEENPMIGFRGASRYRSPEFAAAFALECAAIRAVREELGLTNVQVMVPFVRTVEEARAVMTLLERNGLRRGDNGLKIIMMCEVPSNAILAEQFLEHFDGFSIGSNDLTQLTLALDRDSGLVAELFDEQNEAVLTLMRQAIGAAKAAGKYVGICGQGPSDHPALARWLMDQGIDSVSLNPDSVVSTWLHLAQDTLPAG is encoded by the coding sequence ATGGAGATGATCCGCTGGTTTCAGACACTCAGGATGACGGACGTGGAAGTGGTGGGCGGCAAGAACGCCTCGATCGGCGAGATGATCCAGGGGCTGACGGGCGCGGGGGTACGGGTGCCGGGAGGCTTCGCGACCACCGCCGACGCTTTCCGGCTGTTCCTGGCCCACAACCACATCGAGGAACAGATCAATGCCCGTCTCGCGGCCCTCGACGTCGCCGACGTGGTGGCCCTCGCCGCCGCCGGGCGGGAGATCCGCGGCTGGGTCGAGGCGGGCACGCTCCCGGCCGAACTGGAGACCGCCATCGGTGACGCCTACGCGCAGATGACCGCCGACGCTGCGGGTCTGGAGCCGGACGTCGCCGTGCGGTCGAGCGCCACCGCCGAAGACCTCCCCGAAGCTTCCTTTGCCGGGCAGCAGGAGACCTTCCTCAATGTTCGGGGGCTGGCAGACGTGCTCCGGCATGTCCGCCTGGTGTTCGCCTCGCTGTACAACGACCGCGCCATCTCCTACCGCGTCCACCACCAGTTCGACCACGCCCAGGTGGCCCTGTCGGCGGGCGTCCAGCGAATGGTCCGCACCGACCTCGGGGTCAGCGGGGTGGCCTTCACGCTCGACACCGAGAGCGGCTACCGCGACGCCGTGCTGGTCACGGCGGCCTATGGCCTGGGCGAACTGGTCGTGCAGGGTGCGGTCAACCCTGACGAGTTCCTGGTCTACAAGCCTGCCCTGGTGGCCGGGCGGCGCACCGTGCTGCGGCGCACGCTGGGCAGCAAGGCCCGCAAGATGATCTACGCCCCGGGCGGCGGCGTCGAGACGGTGGACGTGCCCGAGGCGCAACGCCGGGCGTTCTGCCTGCCGGACACGCAGCTCAACGAACTCGCGCGCCAGTGCGTCGTGATTGAGCGGCACTATGGTCGCCCGATGGACATCGAATGGGGCCAGGACGGGCGCGACGGTCAGATCTACATCCTGCAGGCCCGGCCCGAGACGGTGCAGAGCCGCAGTGGGCGCGTCCTCGAACGCTTCGAGCTGCGCGGGCGCAGTGAGGTCCTCGTCGAGGGCCGGGCCGTGGGCAGCCGCGTCGGGGTGGGCACCGTGCGCGTGGTCCACGACCTGACGCAGATGGCCCAGGTGCAGGACGGCGACGTATTGGTGGCCGATATGACCGATCCCGACTGGGAACCGGTCATGAAACGGGCCTCGGCCATCGTGACCAATCGGGGGGGACGCACCTGTCACGCGGCGATCATCGCCCGCGAGCTGGGTATTCCGGCGGTGGTCGGCAGCGGCGACGCCACGCGGGTCCTGACGACCGGGCAGGCGGTCACCGTATCCTGCGCCGAGGGCGACACGGGTTTCGTGTATGCGGGTCACCTGCCGGTCGAGGTCAGCCGCGTCGAACTGGACGCGATGCCGGACGTGCCCCTGAAGATCATGATGAACGTCGCGTCGCCAGACCGCGCCTTTTCCTTTGCCGCGTTGCCCAATGAGGGGGTGGGACTGGCCCGCGTGGAGTTCATCTGCTCGAACAAGATCGGGATTCATCCGCGCGCACTGCTGGACTTTCCCGAATTGCCGGAGGACGTGCGTACGCAGATCGCGGAGGCGACCGCGGGCTACGCGACACCCCAGGCGTTTTTCACGGAGAAGCTGATCGAGGGGGTGGCGAACATCGCGGCGGCCTTCGCGCCCAAGCCGGTGATCGTGCGCCTGAGCGATTTCAAGAGCAACGAGTACGCACACCTGATCGGTGGACGGCTCTACGAGCCGCACGAGGAGAACCCGATGATCGGGTTCCGGGGGGCGTCACGCTACCGCTCGCCTGAGTTCGCGGCGGCGTTCGCGCTGGAATGCGCGGCCATCCGGGCAGTGCGTGAGGAGTTGGGACTCACGAATGTTCAGGTGATGGTGCCGTTCGTGCGGACAGTGGAGGAGGCGCGCGCAGTGATGACCCTGCTGGAGCGCAACGGTCTAAGGCGGGGAGACAACGGGCTGAAGATCATCATGATGTGCGAGGTGCCGAGCAACGCGATCCTGGCCGAGCAGTTCCTCGAACATTTTGACGGGTTTTCGATCGGGTCGAACGATCTGACGCAGCTGACGCTGGCGCTGGACCGGGATTCGGGACTGGTGGCGGAGTTGTTCGACGAGCAGAACGAGGCGGTGCTGACACTGATGCGTCAGGCGATCGGGGCGGCCAAGGCGGCCGGGAAGTACGTGGGAATCTGCGGCCAGGGACCGTCGGATCACCCGGCGCTGGCCCGGTGGCTGATGGACCAGGGCATCGACTCGGTCAGTCTCAATCCCGATTCCGTCGTCTCGACCTGGCTGCACCTGGCTCAGGACACGCTCCCGGCAGGCTGA
- a CDS encoding LutC/YkgG family protein, with translation MTTGTLPTPSSTPVSTAQARLEMLTLINRAVAGAERPPLPPYPVSAPQSQAEVLHQFEDRILDYKAALTRVPASGAAQAVAAALGAVRRVVVPSGLPAAWLEGGSAEVVRDGPALTHAELDSIEAVLTGCAVAVSETGTLILDHGPDQGRRALSLIPDLHVCVVREDQLVQTVPQALARVAASVREGRPLTWISGGSATSDIELVRVEGVHGPRRLHVVLVGD, from the coding sequence ATGACGACCGGAACTCTCCCCACGCCTTCCAGCACGCCGGTATCGACTGCGCAGGCCCGGCTGGAGATGCTCACCCTCATCAACCGCGCGGTGGCTGGCGCGGAGCGTCCACCCCTGCCCCCCTACCCGGTGTCGGCCCCGCAATCGCAGGCCGAGGTGCTGCATCAGTTCGAGGACCGGATTCTGGACTACAAGGCGGCGCTGACGCGGGTGCCCGCGAGCGGGGCCGCGCAGGCGGTGGCGGCAGCCCTGGGCGCTGTGCGCCGGGTCGTGGTGCCTTCTGGCCTCCCGGCGGCCTGGCTGGAAGGCGGAAGTGCCGAGGTCGTGCGCGACGGGCCGGCGCTGACGCACGCCGAACTCGACAGTATTGAGGCGGTCCTGACGGGCTGCGCGGTCGCCGTGAGCGAGACGGGCACCCTCATTCTCGACCATGGTCCCGACCAGGGCCGCCGGGCCCTTTCCCTGATTCCCGACCTGCATGTCTGTGTGGTGCGTGAGGATCAGCTCGTACAGACGGTCCCTCAAGCGCTGGCGCGCGTGGCCGCCAGTGTGCGGGAAGGGCGGCCACTGACCTGGATCAGTGGTGGGAGCGCGACCAGCGACATTGAACTCGTTCGCGTCGAAGGCGTTCACGGCCCACGCCGGCTGCACGTCGTGCTGGTCGGCGACTAG
- a CDS encoding lactate utilization protein B — MRANLRNVTGAIRAKRANVVGEMPHWEQLRDLGAALKDDTLADLPDRLLQLERSVQARGGQVHWARDAREARDLVALIAEQHAVTELIKVKSITSDEIELNLALEERGIHAVETDLAELIVQLSKDSPSHILVPAIHRNRAEIQELFNTELPGEGQLSDDPAALAGAARRYLRQKFLTTKMAVSGVNFAVAETGTVCVVESEGNGRMCVTLPEVLVSIMGIEKVLEKVEDLSVFMELLPRSSTAERMNPYNSFWTGVTPGDGPQEFHLILLDNGRTNVLADEFGRQTLRCIRCSACLNVCPVYERAGGHAYGSVYPGPIGAILTPQLLGMYDKNANTLPGASSLCGACYDVCPVKINIPQVLIYLRSEANVQKGLTAEALAMKGMKFVMAEGWRFEGALKLARVGQGPLVRGDAITSLPGLLGGWTQSRDLQPLPKEGFREWWKRRGQEPAAASGEADTSSESKERV; from the coding sequence ATGCGGGCCAACCTGCGCAACGTCACCGGGGCCATCCGTGCCAAGCGGGCGAACGTGGTGGGGGAGATGCCGCACTGGGAGCAGCTGCGCGACCTCGGGGCCGCCCTTAAGGACGACACGCTCGCCGACCTCCCGGACCGCCTGCTGCAACTGGAGCGCAGCGTACAGGCGCGCGGCGGTCAGGTCCACTGGGCGCGTGACGCCCGCGAGGCCCGCGACCTCGTCGCCCTGATCGCCGAGCAGCACGCCGTGACCGAGCTGATCAAGGTCAAGTCCATCACCTCCGACGAGATCGAACTCAATCTGGCGCTCGAAGAGCGCGGCATCCACGCGGTCGAAACCGACCTCGCGGAACTGATCGTGCAGCTCTCCAAGGACAGCCCCAGCCACATTCTCGTCCCGGCGATCCACCGCAACCGGGCAGAAATCCAGGAGCTGTTCAATACCGAGCTCCCCGGCGAGGGCCAGCTGTCCGACGACCCGGCGGCGCTCGCGGGCGCGGCGCGGCGTTACCTGCGTCAGAAATTCCTGACGACGAAGATGGCCGTGTCGGGCGTGAACTTTGCGGTCGCCGAGACCGGGACGGTCTGCGTGGTGGAATCCGAGGGCAACGGGCGCATGTGCGTGACACTGCCGGAGGTGCTGGTCAGCATCATGGGCATCGAGAAGGTGCTGGAGAAGGTCGAGGACCTCTCGGTGTTCATGGAGCTGCTGCCCCGGTCGAGCACTGCCGAGCGCATGAATCCCTACAACTCCTTCTGGACGGGGGTGACGCCCGGAGACGGTCCGCAGGAGTTCCATCTCATCCTGCTCGACAATGGGCGCACGAATGTCCTGGCCGACGAGTTTGGGCGGCAGACCCTGCGCTGTATCCGCTGCTCGGCCTGCCTGAACGTCTGTCCGGTCTATGAGCGCGCGGGCGGTCACGCCTACGGCTCGGTGTATCCCGGTCCCATCGGGGCGATCCTGACGCCGCAACTGCTCGGCATGTACGACAAGAACGCGAACACGCTGCCCGGCGCGTCTAGCCTGTGTGGGGCGTGCTACGACGTGTGCCCGGTCAAGATCAACATTCCGCAGGTACTCATCTACCTGCGCTCCGAAGCCAACGTGCAAAAGGGCCTGACCGCCGAGGCGCTCGCCATGAAGGGCATGAAGTTCGTGATGGCCGAGGGCTGGCGCTTCGAGGGCGCGCTGAAACTCGCGCGGGTCGGCCAGGGGCCTCTCGTGCGCGGCGACGCGATCACGTCGCTGCCCGGCCTGTTGGGCGGCTGGACCCAGTCCCGTGACCTCCAACCCCTGCCGAAGGAGGGCTTCCGGGAGTGGTGGAAGCGGCGCGGTCAGGAACCTGCGGCGGCCAGTGGCGAAGCCGACACCTCTTCCGAGTCCAAGGAGCGCGTATGA
- a CDS encoding (Fe-S)-binding protein codes for MHIDLFLTCVNDALFPQTGQATVRLLERLGHTVGFNPRQTCCGQMHLNTGYRDDALDLARKFVGDFRDAEVVVMPSGSCAAMVRELYPQAAQWAGDEALLREMEALAPRVFELSEFLVNRLGVTDVGAYYPHRVTYHPTCHAMRGLRVGDAPLRLLRQVRGMTLLELAGAEECCGFGGTFAVKNPDVSAAMLTDKTRHILDTGAEACTAGDNSCLLHIGGGLSRLRSGTRTVHLAEILASTEQEVYA; via the coding sequence ATGCATATCGACCTGTTCCTGACCTGCGTGAACGACGCCCTCTTTCCCCAGACCGGCCAGGCCACCGTCCGGCTGCTCGAGCGCCTGGGCCATACCGTCGGCTTCAACCCCCGCCAGACCTGCTGTGGGCAGATGCACCTGAACACCGGCTACCGTGACGATGCCCTCGACCTGGCGCGCAAGTTCGTGGGCGATTTCCGCGACGCGGAGGTCGTGGTGATGCCCAGCGGCTCGTGCGCCGCGATGGTGCGCGAACTGTACCCGCAGGCTGCCCAGTGGGCCGGCGACGAGGCGCTGCTGCGCGAGATGGAGGCCCTCGCCCCGCGCGTCTTCGAACTCTCCGAATTTCTGGTGAACAGGCTCGGCGTCACCGATGTGGGCGCGTACTACCCGCACCGCGTCACTTACCACCCCACCTGCCACGCCATGCGCGGCCTGCGGGTCGGGGACGCGCCGCTGCGGCTGCTGCGCCAGGTCCGGGGCATGACCCTGCTGGAACTGGCCGGCGCCGAGGAATGCTGCGGCTTCGGCGGCACCTTCGCCGTCAAGAATCCCGACGTGAGCGCGGCCATGCTCACCGACAAGACCCGGCATATCCTCGACACCGGGGCGGAGGCCTGCACCGCCGGGGACAACTCCTGCCTGCTGCACATCGGCGGCGGCCTGAGCCGCCTGCGCAGCGGCACCCGTACCGTCCACCTCGCCGAGATCCTGGCGAGCACCGAGCAGGAGGTGTACGCGTGA
- a CDS encoding lactate permease LctP family transporter — protein MEQVASVWTQNYAPVGGSIWLSTLVALIPVVFFFVALVGLRLKGYVAGAVTVLLAFLVAVFAYGMPLAKAVWATLYGFGYGLWPIAWIIIAAVFLYKVTVKTGQFEVIRQSVLNITEDQRLLVVLIGFCFGAFLEGAAGFGAPVAITAALLVGLGLNPLYAAGLCLIANTAPVAFGALGIPITVAGSLTGIPAHTIGQIAGRQLPLLAMFVPFFMVFLMDSGKGGAKAGLRGVRELWPALLVAGLSFAVTQFFTSNFLGPELPDITSALVSLVATAAFLKVWKPSVIQPIPVPQTVGAAYRPVAPALSAGSVFKAWSPFLLLTLFVVIWSLPAFKGLFDLKAPGPLAWTVTHWDVPNLHNQVVKVAPIVAEPTPYAASYKLDWLSATGTGIFLAALVSMAVLGMKVREGARTFVETLRELFYPVLTIMFVLGFAYIANYSGQSATMALALAQTGHLFPLFSPVLGWLGVFLTGSDTSSNALFSNLQQVTAQQVGVNPALMVAANTTGGVTGKMISPQSIAVACAAVGLVGRESELLRFTVKKSLGFLAVIMVITYLQAYAVPGMLPQP, from the coding sequence GTGGAACAAGTTGCGTCAGTGTGGACCCAGAATTACGCGCCGGTTGGAGGCAGCATTTGGCTGTCGACCCTGGTCGCGCTCATTCCGGTCGTGTTCTTTTTCGTCGCTCTGGTGGGCCTGCGACTGAAAGGCTACGTAGCCGGGGCGGTGACTGTATTGCTGGCCTTTCTCGTGGCGGTATTCGCCTACGGCATGCCCCTGGCCAAAGCGGTGTGGGCCACCCTCTACGGCTTCGGCTACGGGCTGTGGCCCATCGCTTGGATCATCATCGCCGCCGTCTTTCTCTACAAGGTCACGGTGAAGACCGGGCAGTTCGAGGTCATCCGCCAGTCGGTGCTGAATATCACCGAGGACCAGCGGCTTCTGGTCGTACTGATCGGCTTTTGCTTCGGCGCATTTCTGGAAGGGGCGGCGGGCTTCGGTGCGCCCGTGGCAATCACAGCGGCGCTGCTGGTCGGGCTGGGCCTCAACCCCCTCTACGCGGCTGGCCTGTGCCTGATCGCCAACACCGCGCCCGTCGCCTTCGGCGCCTTGGGCATTCCGATCACGGTGGCCGGCAGCCTCACCGGCATTCCGGCGCATACCATCGGGCAGATCGCCGGTCGGCAGTTGCCGCTGCTGGCCATGTTCGTGCCGTTCTTCATGGTGTTCCTGATGGATTCGGGCAAGGGCGGTGCAAAGGCCGGGCTGCGCGGGGTGCGTGAGCTGTGGCCTGCCCTGCTCGTCGCCGGCCTCAGCTTCGCCGTCACGCAGTTCTTCACTTCCAACTTCCTCGGGCCGGAGCTGCCCGATATCACCTCGGCGCTCGTCAGCCTGGTCGCCACCGCCGCCTTCCTGAAGGTCTGGAAGCCCAGCGTCATCCAGCCCATCCCGGTACCGCAGACGGTAGGCGCGGCGTACCGCCCGGTGGCCCCGGCCCTGAGCGCGGGCAGCGTCTTCAAGGCGTGGTCACCCTTCCTGCTGCTGACCCTGTTCGTCGTGATCTGGAGCCTGCCCGCCTTCAAGGGCCTGTTCGACCTCAAGGCCCCCGGCCCCCTCGCCTGGACGGTCACGCACTGGGACGTGCCCAACCTGCACAACCAGGTCGTGAAGGTCGCGCCCATCGTCGCCGAGCCCACACCCTACGCGGCCAGCTACAAGCTCGATTGGCTTTCGGCCACAGGCACGGGCATCTTCCTCGCGGCGCTGGTCAGCATGGCCGTGCTGGGCATGAAGGTCAGGGAGGGCGCACGGACCTTCGTGGAGACCCTGCGCGAACTGTTCTACCCGGTGCTGACCATCATGTTCGTCCTGGGCTTCGCCTACATCGCCAACTACTCGGGCCAGAGCGCCACGATGGCCCTGGCCCTCGCGCAGACGGGCCACCTGTTTCCACTGTTCTCGCCGGTGCTGGGCTGGCTGGGCGTCTTCCTGACCGGCTCGGACACCTCATCGAACGCGCTGTTCAGCAACCTCCAGCAGGTGACCGCGCAGCAGGTGGGCGTAAACCCGGCGCTGATGGTCGCAGCCAACACCACCGGGGGCGTCACCGGCAAGATGATCTCGCCTCAGAGCATCGCCGTCGCCTGCGCCGCCGTAGGCCTGGTCGGGCGCGAGAGCGAGCTGCTGCGGTTCACCGTCAAGAAGAGCCTGGGCTTCCTGGCGGTCATCATGGTGATCACCTACCTCCAGGCCTACGCCGTGCCCGGCATGCTGCCCCAGCCCTGA
- a CDS encoding FadR/GntR family transcriptional regulator has product MSARPTPTIRPLQKRLSVGADIAAQLQGLINDGTFKPGDRLPGQRELAQQFGASLAGVREAISVLTAAGLVDARPGRGTVVSSVGGANPTFDGWLGAVGDEQEFGELMQARQMLEAFTIAESAARATPEQVARLRDALQTMRAELQAPESYAEADMQFHLLLAETAGNRVVTRLMRVIQRPLMEQLRRSIAHLHATGQLGENLVRHERIVDGIERHDPQAAQRSFGEMLSGALDFSEQPTERL; this is encoded by the coding sequence ATGTCCGCTCGCCCTACCCCCACCATCCGGCCCCTCCAGAAACGTCTGTCGGTCGGTGCTGATATCGCCGCACAGCTTCAGGGCCTCATCAACGACGGCACTTTCAAACCCGGCGACCGGCTCCCGGGGCAGCGGGAACTGGCCCAACAGTTTGGCGCGAGCCTCGCCGGAGTCCGCGAGGCGATCAGTGTGCTGACGGCGGCAGGGCTGGTCGATGCCCGCCCCGGACGCGGCACGGTCGTGAGCAGCGTGGGTGGGGCGAATCCCACCTTCGACGGCTGGCTGGGCGCGGTAGGCGACGAGCAGGAATTCGGTGAACTGATGCAGGCCCGGCAGATGCTCGAGGCCTTCACCATCGCCGAGTCCGCTGCGCGCGCGACGCCCGAGCAGGTTGCCCGGCTGCGAGACGCCCTCCAGACCATGCGCGCCGAGTTGCAGGCCCCCGAAAGCTATGCCGAGGCGGACATGCAGTTCCATCTGCTGCTGGCCGAGACGGCGGGCAACCGTGTGGTCACACGCCTGATGCGGGTCATCCAGCGCCCACTGATGGAGCAGTTGCGCCGCAGCATCGCCCACCTGCACGCCACCGGACAACTCGGCGAGAATCTCGTCCGCCATGAGCGCATCGTGGACGGCATCGAGCGTCACGACCCCCAGGCCGCGCAGCGGAGCTTCGGCGAGATGCTCAGCGGGGCGCTCGACTTCTCGGAGCAGCCGACCGAGCGGCTTTAA
- a CDS encoding IS5 family transposase, translated as MSRCAYPNDLTDAEWHVLFPLLPPETPVGRPRKWSFREILDGIFYVLRGGIAWRAMPHDLPPWQTVYHYHRLWRLQGVWEALHTILREMVRQREGRAATPSAAIIDSQSVRTTEAGGPRGYDGGKKVSGRKRHLLVDTLGLVMAIKVHEADIQDRTGAILLLRDLPNVFPRMGHLWADAGYTGKLAGEIKTHLGWTMEIVKHPWSGWQGTWAPKDAPPRHVEVPKGFVVLKRRWVVERTFAWLGKSRRMARDDEALVETAENLVYEVMIRLMVRRLAKSPP; from the coding sequence ATGTCCCGGTGTGCTTATCCCAACGATCTGACGGACGCCGAGTGGCACGTTCTTTTCCCGCTCCTTCCTCCAGAAACCCCAGTAGGTCGCCCACGAAAATGGTCGTTTCGAGAGATCCTAGACGGTATTTTCTACGTCCTGCGCGGCGGCATTGCTTGGCGAGCGATGCCTCATGATTTGCCTCCGTGGCAGACGGTCTATCACTATCACCGTCTTTGGCGACTCCAGGGCGTCTGGGAGGCACTCCACACGATCCTTCGGGAGATGGTCCGTCAGCGAGAGGGTCGCGCAGCGACCCCCAGCGCCGCGATCATCGACAGCCAATCCGTCAGGACCACGGAAGCTGGTGGGCCTCGCGGATACGATGGGGGCAAGAAAGTCAGTGGCCGGAAACGTCACCTACTCGTCGACACTTTGGGGCTCGTCATGGCGATCAAGGTCCACGAGGCGGACATCCAGGATCGCACTGGTGCAATTCTTCTCCTGCGGGATCTCCCCAATGTCTTTCCTCGGATGGGGCACCTGTGGGCGGATGCGGGGTACACCGGGAAGCTCGCTGGAGAGATCAAGACGCATCTGGGCTGGACCATGGAGATCGTCAAACATCCCTGGTCGGGTTGGCAGGGCACCTGGGCACCAAAAGATGCACCTCCACGGCACGTGGAGGTACCAAAAGGATTTGTCGTCCTGAAGCGCCGTTGGGTGGTGGAGCGGACGTTCGCCTGGCTGGGGAAATCCAGACGTATGGCAAGGGACGACGAAGCCCTGGTCGAAACCGCTGAGAACCTCGTGTACGAAGTCATGATCCGGTTGATGGTACGTCGGTTGGCAAAGTCCCCTCCCTGA